A single genomic interval of Anopheles marshallii chromosome 2, idAnoMarsDA_429_01, whole genome shotgun sequence harbors:
- the LOC128709464 gene encoding nuclear pore complex protein Nup88 — protein sequence MATKTDSFGFNATKLFQVARDCSPDEHKHTQNLVESKDDMLFVWNAKNCCILVLNWRAAASRKKDNLKHQTLIPSAPQNFTVQKILPSTDGTFLALAGPKGFSIIELPRRWGPNGQYQNGKECIICRAYNLDEYLFNENAMVELLQIRWHPASPTDSHLLALLSDNSIRVYDVDSLRHVWRIGPTPTPQPVNGTGSGKAGSKRASAAGIAGSPGPNVSTAGITSKLAYLNSLGDTAVDFDIAPPRVVSSATGGSGPIADTTFSPTTTLSTTSSTVTTAKPAITPKEGTLMNDSLIAQKNKKASAGAAGTKVEWPIVILRGDGNVYVLCAGIDTNRPKLQGPISIQPQVDDNYGLDSCSLIVIPTLPPTVIIAESTGKTHHALFLEESCPLERFHTSELADSNLTMHPCEWYLHVLETVELELGLPSVEETKEAKSYSCPLHLKRDPLNEARYFAYHNAGLHAVTLDFTRPLHAFVQQETEDEDLVEKYPLFNSHSRAEYVVCTKALQNANTNAVLGFTLLQSPSGLVLFLASGQVVSLDLITDHSLIRKWPLAGSNKKPNNAESPIKNMLKDSFQKRIQSILKSGLTQPILKLDQTTEPTPQEAFELLTQATRMLRENYFVRHDKARQEIEKREHVLKLLKQQQLCDIEELQAEKQKIRATAERLAEFYEDLCDKQNSLYKRAQEVVRLSTLRLPKGSFSEKQFTERIEKIHQSVKLLQKNVDQAKQKITTQQIELESNKKTVKEKTFTLPVKQEDIIKQIIGEMYTQIDSNVKDVKKMSGILNLT from the exons ACGCTGATTCCTTCGGCACCGCAAAACTTCACGGTGCAAAAGATACTGCCATCCACGGACGGGACCTTTCTCGCGCTGGCCGGTCCGAAGGGTTTCTCCATTATCGAATTGCCCCGGCGCTGGGGCCCCAACGGTCAGTACCAGAACGGCAAGGAGTGCATCATCTGTCG TGCTTACAATCTGGATGAATATCTGTTTAACGAAAATGCAATGGTCGAGCTGCTACAGATTCGCTGGCATCCGGCATCGCCGACAGATTCACACTTGCTCGCACTGCTGTCGGACAATTCGATAAG AGTGTACGATGTGGACTCGCTGCGTCATGTATGGCGCATTGGACCGACACCAACACCGCAACCCGTCAACGGTACCGGTAGCGGTAAGGCTGGGAGCAAACGCGCCTCCGCCGCCGGTATCGCCGGATCGCCCGGGCCCAACGTATCCACGGCCGGTATCACTTCGAAGCTCGCCTATCTTAACAGTCTGGGCGATACGGCTGTTGATTTTGACATCGCACCGCCACGTGTGGTTTCTTCCGCCACCGGTGGAAGTGGCCCTATCGCCGATACCACGTTCTCACCGACGACGACCCTGTCAACGACGTCGTCAACGGTCACCACAGCGAAACCGGCCATTACTCCGAAGGAAGGCACCCTCATGAAT GATTCTTTGATCGCGCAGAAGAATAAAAAGGCCTCCGCCGGTGCAGCCGGTACGAAAGTTGAATGGCCGATAGTGATTCTGCGAGGCGACGGTAATGTGTATGTACTTTGTGCCGGCATCGACACCAATCGGCCAAAACTGCAGGGTCCGATTTCGATTCAGCCGCAGGTCGACGATAACTATGGACTCGATTCCTGTTCGCTCATCGTCATCCCGACGCTGCCACCGACGGTCATCATTGCCGAAAGCACGGGCAAAACACATCATGCACTCTTCCTCGAGGAGTCCTGCCCGCTCGAACGGTTCCACACGTCCGAGCTAGCCGACAGCAATCTTACCATGCACCCGTGCGAGTGGTACCTGCACGTATTGGAAACGGTCGAACTCGAGCTTGGCCTACCGAGCGTGGAGGAAACGAAGGAGGCCAAATCCTACTCGTGTCCGTTGCATCTCAAGCGCGACCCGCTGAACGAGGCCCGCTACTTTGCCTACCACAACGCGGGTTTGCACGCTGTCACGCTGGATTTCACTCGTCCGCTGCATGCATTCGTCCAGCAGGAGACCGAAGACGAGGATCTGGTGGAGAAGTATCCCCTGTTCAATTCACATAGCCGGGCCGAATACGTCGTTTGCACGAAGGCGCTGCAGAATGCCAACACGAACGCTGTGCTCGGTTTTACACTGCTCCAGTCACCTTCCGGGTTGGTATTGTTCCTTGCCTCCGGTCAGGTCGTTTCGCTGGATCTGATTACCGATCACAGTTTGATTCGAAAGTGGCCACTTGCGGGATCGAACAAAAAGCCCAACAATGCCGAATCACCCATAAAAAAT atGTTGAAAGACTCATTCCAAAAACGCATACAATCGATTCTCAAGTCGGGCCTCACACAACCCATCCTGAAGCTGGACCAAACCACTGAACCAACACCACAGGAAGCGTTCGAGCTGCTGACACAGGCTACGCGAATGCTGCGGGAGAACTATTTCGTGCGGCACGACAAGGCTCGCCAAGAGATAGAAAAACGCGAACACGTCCTAAAGCTgctgaagcagcagcaactgtgCGATATTGAGGAATTGCAGgcggaaaagcaaaagattCGCGCCACGGCTGAACGGTTGGCAGAATTCTATGAAGATCTATGCGACAAGCAAAACTCCCTGTACAAGCG GGCTCAGGAAGTGGTGCGGCTGTCAACGTTACGACTTCCAAAGGGATCCTTCTCCGAGAAGCAATTCACCGAGAGGATCGAAAAGATTCACCAGTCGGTTAAGTTGTTGCAGAAAAACGTTGATCAGGCCAAACAAAAGATAACCACGCAGCAGATAGAGCTggaatcgaacaagaaaacgGTAAAGGAGAAGACGTTCACATTGCCGGTCAAGCAGGAAGACATCATAAAGCAGATCATTGGAGAAAT GTACACACAAATCGATTCAAACGTGAAGGACGTGAAGAAGATGAGCGGCATTCTGAACCTCACCTGA
- the LOC128709465 gene encoding opsin-1-like isoform X1, whose translation MAAFVEPHFDAWTQGSGNMTVVDKVPPEMLHMVHPHWNQFPPMNPLWHSILGFAIFMLGMISMTGNGCVMYIFTNTKSLRTPSNLLVVNLAFSDFFMMFTMGPPMVINCWHETWTFGPFACELYAMLGSLFGCASIWTMTMIAFDRYNVIVKGLSGKPMTNNGALLRIMGVWVFALFWTLAPLFGWNRYVPEGNMTACGTDYLTQTWLSRSYIIIYAIFVYWLPLLTIIYSYTFILKAVSAHEKNMREQAKKMNVASLRTQEAQNTSTEMKLAKVALVTISLWFMAWTPYLVINFTGIFKAAPISPLATIWGSLFAKANAVYNPIVYGISHPKYRAALYQKFPSLSCQDAPADDGQSVASGATQASEEKA comes from the coding sequence ATGGCAGCCTTTGTGGAACCGCATTTCGATGCCTGGACGCAGGGATCCGGCAACATGACCGTGGTGGACAAGGTTCCTCCAGAGATGCTCCACATGGTGCATCCTCACTGGAACCAGTTCCCGCCCATGAACCCGCTGTGGCACTCTATCCTGGGCTTTGCCATCTTCATGCTCGGAATGATCTCGATGACCGGTAACGGTTGCGTGATGTACATCTTCACGAATACCAAGTCACTCCGAACCCCCTCCAACTTGCTGGTGGTCAATTTGGCCTTCTCCGATTTCTTCATGATGTTTACCATGGGACCGCCGATGGTGATCAACTGCTGGCACGAGACTTGGACGTTCGGACCGTTCGCCTGCGAGCTCTACGCCATGCTTGGATCGCTGTTCGGCTGTGCCTCGATCTGGACCATGACTATGATTGCGTTTGACCGATACAACGTCATCGTGAAGGGTCTGTCGGGAAAACCGATGACCAACAACGGAGCCCTGCTGCGCATCatgggtgtgtgggtgttCGCCCTGTTCTGGACTCTGGCCCCGCTCTTCGGATGGAACCGATACGTGCCGGAGGGTAACATGACCGCTTGCGGAACTGACTACCTAACCCAGACGTGGCTGAGCCGCTCGTACATCATCATCTACGCCATCTTCGTGTACTGGTTGCCGCTGCTGACCATCATCTACTCGTACACCTTCATCCTGAAGGCTGTGTCCGCCCACGAGAAGAACATGCGCGAGCAGGCCAAGAAGATGAACGTCGCCTCACTGCGTACGCAGGAAGCCCAGAACACCAGCACCGAGATGAAGCTGGCCAAGGTCGCCCTGGTCACCATCTCGCTGTGGTTCATGGCCTGGACTCCGTATCTGGTCATCAACTTCACCGGAATCTTCAAGGCAGCTCCGATCAGCCCGCTGGCCACCATCTGGGGCTCGCTGTTCGCCAAGGCCAACGCCGTCTACAACCCGATTGTGTACGGCATCAGCCATCCGAAGTACCGCGCTGCTCTGTACCAGAAGTTCCCGTCGCTATCGTGCCAGGATGCACCAGCTGACGATGGACAGTCGGTAGCATCGGGAGCGACGCAAGCCTCGGAAGAAAAAGCCTAA
- the LOC128709465 gene encoding opsin-1-like isoform X2, whose amino-acid sequence MTVVDKVPPEMLHMVHPHWNQFPPMNPLWHSILGFAIFMLGMISMTGNGCVMYIFTNTKSLRTPSNLLVVNLAFSDFFMMFTMGPPMVINCWHETWTFGPFACELYAMLGSLFGCASIWTMTMIAFDRYNVIVKGLSGKPMTNNGALLRIMGVWVFALFWTLAPLFGWNRYVPEGNMTACGTDYLTQTWLSRSYIIIYAIFVYWLPLLTIIYSYTFILKAVSAHEKNMREQAKKMNVASLRTQEAQNTSTEMKLAKVALVTISLWFMAWTPYLVINFTGIFKAAPISPLATIWGSLFAKANAVYNPIVYGISHPKYRAALYQKFPSLSCQDAPADDGQSVASGATQASEEKA is encoded by the coding sequence ATGACCGTGGTGGACAAGGTTCCTCCAGAGATGCTCCACATGGTGCATCCTCACTGGAACCAGTTCCCGCCCATGAACCCGCTGTGGCACTCTATCCTGGGCTTTGCCATCTTCATGCTCGGAATGATCTCGATGACCGGTAACGGTTGCGTGATGTACATCTTCACGAATACCAAGTCACTCCGAACCCCCTCCAACTTGCTGGTGGTCAATTTGGCCTTCTCCGATTTCTTCATGATGTTTACCATGGGACCGCCGATGGTGATCAACTGCTGGCACGAGACTTGGACGTTCGGACCGTTCGCCTGCGAGCTCTACGCCATGCTTGGATCGCTGTTCGGCTGTGCCTCGATCTGGACCATGACTATGATTGCGTTTGACCGATACAACGTCATCGTGAAGGGTCTGTCGGGAAAACCGATGACCAACAACGGAGCCCTGCTGCGCATCatgggtgtgtgggtgttCGCCCTGTTCTGGACTCTGGCCCCGCTCTTCGGATGGAACCGATACGTGCCGGAGGGTAACATGACCGCTTGCGGAACTGACTACCTAACCCAGACGTGGCTGAGCCGCTCGTACATCATCATCTACGCCATCTTCGTGTACTGGTTGCCGCTGCTGACCATCATCTACTCGTACACCTTCATCCTGAAGGCTGTGTCCGCCCACGAGAAGAACATGCGCGAGCAGGCCAAGAAGATGAACGTCGCCTCACTGCGTACGCAGGAAGCCCAGAACACCAGCACCGAGATGAAGCTGGCCAAGGTCGCCCTGGTCACCATCTCGCTGTGGTTCATGGCCTGGACTCCGTATCTGGTCATCAACTTCACCGGAATCTTCAAGGCAGCTCCGATCAGCCCGCTGGCCACCATCTGGGGCTCGCTGTTCGCCAAGGCCAACGCCGTCTACAACCCGATTGTGTACGGCATCAGCCATCCGAAGTACCGCGCTGCTCTGTACCAGAAGTTCCCGTCGCTATCGTGCCAGGATGCACCAGCTGACGATGGACAGTCGGTAGCATCGGGAGCGACGCAAGCCTCGGAAGAAAAAGCCTAA